One stretch of Sylvia atricapilla isolate bSylAtr1 chromosome 4, bSylAtr1.pri, whole genome shotgun sequence DNA includes these proteins:
- the AREG gene encoding amphiregulin: protein MRAVVLVAALAVLAAKRAAAGSSPNATEPQRQEEREPGSREGEPVPSPDYEEDEEYDEAPPVHQYIVDDLIRVEPVVKPKPAKRGGEKNAGKSRRKKNKGKNKKKGTPCEMEYKNFCIHGECIYREHLQMVTCKCHQDFFGERCGEQFMKTQRKNDVADYSKTVLVVVAVLLSSISFITVLIIVIVQVRKKCPQYEEKEERKKLRQENRNGHVGV from the exons ATGCGGGCCGTGGTGCTGGTGGCCGCGCTGGCCGTGCTGGCAG CCAAGCGTGCGGCTGCCGGCTCTTCGCCCAACGCCACGGAGCCGCAGCGGCAGGAGGAGCGGGAGCCCGGGAGCCGAGAGGGCGAGCCCGTGCCGAGCCCTGACTACGAGGAGGATGAGGAGTACGACGAGGCGCCGCCCGTCCACCAGTACATCGTGGACGACTTGATCCGAG ttgaacCTGTGGTTAAACCCAAGCCAGCAAAGAGGGGGGGAGAGAAGAATGCTGGCAAATCaagaaggaagaagaacaaagggaaaaacaagaagaaagggACTCCCTGTGAAATGGAATACAAAAACTTTTGCATCCATGGAGAATGCATATACCGAGAACATCTCCAGATGGTGACCTGCAA GTGTcatcaggatttttttggtgaGCGGTGTGGTGAACAGTTCATGAAGACTCAAAGGAAGAATGATGTGGCAGACTACTCAAAGACTGTGTTGGTAGTGGTAGCTGTCCTGCTCTCAAGCATCAGCTTCATTACTGTGCTTATCATTGTGATAGTGCA GGTCAGGAAAAAGTGTCCGCAGtatgaagagaaagaagaaaggaaaaaactccgacaagaaaacagaaatggccATGTTGGTGTGTAA